AAGTTACTCATAGCCTGATTTtaatctgatatatatatatatatatatatataaaaattctgaCTATGagtaatttctttaattaaaaaatatatatttgtgaaaaataaataaaataaaataaatatttgtatatatacatatacaaagagAGTTGCATTTTAAGGTTTGGTAGGGTGCCGGTTACTGTCTTCAAAACTACAAGGGGAGTTTAGGGGAGtttgtaattctaagtgaagtaagccagaaagagaaagaaaaatagcaaataccATATCAtgtcactcatttgtggaatcttataaaaaaaaaaaaaaaagacacaaatgaacttatttacaaaacagacacagactcacagacatagaaaacaaactcttggttaccagggggaaaggtattgggaaaggataaattgggagttcgagatttgcagatagtaactattatatataaaatagataaacaatgagtttcTACTGTagcgcacagggaactatactcaatatcttacagtaatcaataatgaaaaagaatatgaaaatgaatatatttttgtacatgtatgactgaaacattatgttgtacaccaaacattgacaccacattgtaaactgactaaagttcaataaattttttaaaataaaaataaaaaataactgataTCATACATTcagaaacaagcaaagaaaacaaaacaaaccaaaaactatGAGGAACATGGTGGGGGCTGACCCAGCCACTCAGGAAGCAAGagtaattattcccatttttcagatgaggaagacTGAGGCCCTCTGGAAGTACAGAGCACAGTCCTTGcaccctctgcccccaggtgCTCCATGCAGGTGCCACAGGATGGAGAGGACGTTGCTGCCCAACCCTGGTACCACGGACCCCTGTCCCGCCAGGTACCGCTGCCCCCTGCAGGGCCTCAGGACCATCTGATGGGGAGTCTCTCCCACCTTCGACTTACTGGGGACTCCTGGGTCCCAGATAAGGGACTTACAGTCCAAGTCTATgggaagagggagctggggggctggggactATCTTGAAGCTTCACATGTGTGGCATGTCACTTCTTATATTTAAGTAATCACTTCCTTTGGGATGCTGTTGAGGATGGGGATAGAGATTAAAAAGGGTCCTAATGACCCCTCAAACCACCCCGTGGCtcagtccctctctctctctggatccCAGGCACCTGTGACCACCAGGGCCCCATCTGCCTCTCAACCCAAGGCTCCTCACCCTCAAATCCAACTGAGGTATCACCTTCAGGAGTCCCAGGACCCTGAGCATCCAATCAAATCGTGAGAAGCAGTGTAGCTTAGAGGTTAAAATCCCACACTTTAGTGCCAgacatcctgggttcaaaccctagcCCTATGACTTACATTGGGTATGAACTAGGGCAAGGTATTTGAAGTCTCTGGACCTCGgtttgcccatctgtaaaatgggcataatgggCCCTACCTCTTAACCTTGGTAAAGGATGAAGTGAGTTGATATGTTTTACacctaaaacagtgtctggcatattaTAAAGGCTGTGGCCCTCAGCCCCTATTTTCACACCAGCCACCATTGCTGGCAGAAGATTGCTGGAGCCTTTTTATAAAGGCGGACTTCTAGGTCACAGTCTGTTTGGAAGGATCCAGCTAATAGCTTTCCTTGAAGCCACGTTTGCATCACAAGCCCAGTGCACGTCCTCAGGTTGGAAGTCTCATTAGTCAGTGTCAACTAGTGGCTGCAACAAACATTCTCAAGATGTTACTGGCCAAACTTGTTCACCATTTAAGGGCTAGTTCATGTCACAGTCCAAGGTTGTTGAGGAGTGGGGATGGAAAGCTCCAAAGTGTGTCAGACCCAAGCCCTTTCCATTTTGTGGCTCCGCCATCCTCCAGGGCTCTGGGGACATCAGTAGACCTATAGGGGATAGAGCCTGTAGGATTGTGCAGGAGGGTTTTACGAGCCAGGTCTGGACATCCCCCAGAGCACTTCTCATACCATAGCCAGATCTTGTCGCATGATGACCCTAACTGCAAGAGAGCCTGGGAGATGTAGTCCAGAGGCATGCCCATGAGAAAAGGGGAAATGGTTTGCCACAAAGCTACTCAGTGTCTGGGTTGGCTTTtcttgggtgggtgggtggtgatgGGGAGTCACCATTAACTGCTGATACGGGCTCATGCTTCAAACCCCTGCCCCTTACCTCCTACCCCCAGAAGGCTGAGGCCCTTCTCCAGCAAGATGGTGACTTCTTAGTTCGTGCGTCTGGGTCCCGTGGGGGCCACCCCGTGATCTCCTGCCGCTGGCGGGGCTCAGTCCTACACTTCGAAGTGCTCCGTGTGGCCCTGCGTCCCCGGCCAGGCCGGCCCAGAGCCCTCTTTCAGCTGGAGGATGAGCGTTTCCCAAGCCTGCCTGCCCTGGTTCACAGCTATGTGACCGGCCAGCGTCCACTGTCCCAGCTCACGGGGGCTGTGGCCTCCAGGCCGGTGACATGGCAAGGACCTATTCGACGCAGTTTTAGTGAGGACACCCTTCCAGATAGCCCAGCTCGGACAGAGCTGCTCAGGTACTCAGTCATAGGCTCCCTATCTCCCGGACGACACCAAACACCCCAGGGTGCTCCCCTTCAGCATTATGCGCTATTGACATCTGAGGCCAGATTACTCTCGGCTGTGAagggctgttctgtgcattgtaggatgttgagcagcatccctggcctccacccactagatgccagcagcatccTCTTTACCCCACCTCCCAGTTATAATGACCAAAAATGTCTCCTGATGTTgtcaagtgtcccctgggggggATCACATACCCTGGTTGGGATCCACTGGTCCTGAGTGACTGGATGTAGGGTTTTCTGGGCATTGGTGGGGGCTGCTCTGCTTGGAGTAGGACTACACACCCCCCATCTCTATCCCCCCAGGGCTAGGAAGTGGAGTGACAGTCAGCCTGCAGGTTTGGAGCAGGTGGGACGGACAGAAGACCACCCTGGACCAGGTAAGGGTCTATCAGGACAGCACATAGCTCAGATTGCTCTGCCATGCACTACCCAAgcgaccttgggcaggtgacttagcttttttgaaaaaagggATGATGATGCTTCAATATTCTCATGGTgattaaaaacacacaagaaCTTTGGAGATGCTTAAAAATGTGGGTTTATGATTATTCCAAGATCCTCTGTGCTGACCATGGCTGACTGCTCTAAAAACTCCTCTTACTTCCCCTCTTCACTCGTCACACAGTCTTCCTTTCAGTTGCTGGAACTTTCCAAATTTgttgctgcctcagggcctttgcacttgctcttctcACCATTGGAAAACCCATTCCCAACTCATCTAATGTGAGTTCCTCAAAGCAGCTGACCTTGACCATCTACATAAATGAAGGGTCCCCTCATTCCCTGACTGCTTTATCTGCCCTGCCCAACCTCCCCAATTCAACACGAGTCCtcattgtgtgccaggcactgtactcaGTACTGAGATACATCAATGAACAAGAAAGGCAGATTCCTGCTTGAGTGGAGCCAACATCCTCCTCTTAAAGGAAGGACcatgaacaacaaaaataagtCAATTATGTAAGTTCAGGggtaaaattaaaagcagaacagAGTAAGGAGTGTGGGGATGGGAGTGAGTATTACAATTTTAAGTGGTAGTTAGGAAAAGCCCCACGGAGAAAgatttgaaggaggtgagggagggaacaATTAGAAAAGTGGGAGTTAGAGTGGCCCATGTggaaggaacagccagtgcaaaggtcctggggccagGACCAGAGTTTGAACTGTTCATTGAAGCAAAAGGAGATGAGTGTAGCAGCAGCAGTGGGAATGAGAGGGAAGTCAGAGAGATGAGGCTCAGATGGTGAGGGCTTTGGGCGCTAATGTGAGGACTTGTGGCTCTTATTCAGGGTGAACTGGGAATCATGGGAAGGTTTTAAACCCCTATAACAGGGTAAACTTAAATGCGTCATAAATACAGAGTCTCACCCCAAGTCTGGGTGCAGCTTTAAATTCCAATAACCTCAGAAGTGAATATGTCATGACCTTAACAAaagtcatcattcaaaagtttatgataaattccatttctttgatGCTTACAtagttttatgaattttgaatgatttattttttattttaattgtgtatGGTCAATACTTCCCATCTTCCATCGGAggagcaaaaacaaagaattcaaatttaaaatttgagagtatagctcagtgcttagagtacatgcttagcatgcacaaggtcctggttcaatccccagtacctccattaaaataaccaactaaacaaagaaatttaattacccccacacacacacaggaaaataaataataaaataaataaaatgtactattCAGAATTCACATAACTCCAGACATATCAGAGAAAGCTAATTTTTAAACCGTTGATAAGTGCATAGCATTTATGTTGATGAAGTTATTCAAGTTCAAAGCCACACCAAGATGGGTTGGGATAACTGGTTACTGGCTGAATGAGTGGTGGTTGCCCTTGAAGCACCCCCCTTCTACCCAGCTGTCTTCTATGTGTacctctctcacctcctcttgTATGACCCCTCAGGAGCCTCCACCGTGCCCGCATCTGCCCTACCCCGGACAGGTAGTGACCCCGTGTTACTAAAGACCCCGGTTTCCATGGGGTCCATTCCTGACAGCCTCAGGGCCTCCGATGGGCAGCTTCACGCCAAGGGACCAACCAAGCCACCTCGAACACCCTCACTGATGCTGCCTGATGCCTCTGGACGCCCCCCTACATACTGTGAGCTGGTGCCCCGAGTGCCCAAGGTCCAGGGAACAGCCCCTGGCCACAGCTGCCCAGAGCCAGAGGTGCCATggtgggaggctgaggaggatgaggaagaggaggagaacgGATGTTTTGCAAGACCACAGGCTGAGGTTTCTTTGAGCCCCCTTGACAAGCCCTCCTGCCTGCTGGGCCCCCAGAATCGGCCTCTGGAACCTGAGGTCCTGCGTACTCTCCGAGGCCTGTTCCTGGAGCACCATTCTGAGAGTACCGCCCTCCACTTGCTATTGGTGGACTGCCAGGTGGGTTACTTACCGGGttctctctgccaggcactgtctgaAGCCAGGGCCAGGCCCAACTCCATCTCACACCCACATACTCACCCTGCTCACTTTCCTTCCCTACTCTTACCCCTGCCCCTCATGGCCAGGCGACAGGCCTCCTGGGAGTGACCAGGGCTCAGCGGCGTGCCATGGGGGTCGCCTCCGGCCTGGAGCTGCTCACACTTCCCCATGGGCATCGTTTGAGGTTGGAACTGCTGGAGAGGTGAGCCAgccacctgggatcccctaggatccccaaacctcccaccaccaccaccaccaccaccattcacgccccccacccagggaggaggggcatgGGCAATGCCACCCACTGTCCCGTCTCACCCCACCTTGCAAACCTCTCCACTGCCCCCAGACCTTTGCCCTCCGCCTCTACAGGCACGAGGCGCTGATGTTGGCGGGGGCGCTGGCTGTGCTGGGCTGCGCAGGGCCTCTGGAGGAACGCGCGGCCGCCCTAAAAGGCCTGGTGGAACTGGCCCTGGCGCTGCGGCCAGGGGCAGCGGGGGACCTGCCCGGACTGGCCGCTGTCATGGGCGCCTTGCTCCTGCCCCAGGTGCGTGGGAAGCCCGAGAACAAGGAGGAGCCAGAGTCTGAGTGATGGGGAAGAGTGGAGAGGAAGCGTTCTCAGGTCTGTTCCTTCCTCCAGGTGTCGCGATTGGAACGCACGTGGCGCCAGCTCCGAAGGAGCCACACCGAGGCTGCGCTGGCCTTCGAGCAGGAGCTGAAACCGCTGTTGCGGGCGCTGGATGAGGGAGCCGGTGAGTGGCATCTTTAGATGAGTGGTAACTCTCATCAGAACCCTAGTCCAGTCTTAGGCCCTGCCGGGGACTTGGGTCCTCGCCCCTGCTTCTCCCCTAGGCTCCGCCCCTTGCCCTAGGCCGGGGCCCTGACTCAGATCCAGCTCTGTGCTAGGCTCTGGCCTCTGGGTCTCTGGCCAAACCCCTCCCCTTGCTTCTGTTCTAGGCTCCACCTTGGCCCTACGTTCCGCCAGATGTTTCGGCCCTAGGCCCCGCCCCTTAAGCAAGGCTCCGCCTTCCTCGCCCTAGCCCTCGCCCTCTGTACGGGACTGGGTCCAGGACTCAATCCCCAGGTCCCGCCCTCACTCTGTCCTGGGCTCCGCCCCTTCCCTAGGCCCCTCCCTTGCCCCCCTTCCCGTCCTGGGCTGGGCTCAAGCCTCTATTTGACCCAAACCCCACCCGTTGCTTCTGTCCTAGTGTGCTCTCGGCCCAATGTTTGTCGCACCGTCTTCTCCCTAGGACCCGCCCTCTGCCCTAAGCCCAGCCCAGACCCTTCCCCCAACAGGACCCTGCGACCCGGGCGAGGTGACGCTGCCGCACGTGGCACCCGCGGTGCGCGTGCTGGAGGGCGAGGAACTCCCGGGGCCCTTGGATGAGAGCTGCGAGCGGCTGCTGCGCACCCTGCACGGGGCGCGTCAGATGGCCCAGGACGCGCCCAGATTTCGCGAGACAGCGGCCCGGCGCCTGCGAGGTGAGCGCCCTCTCTGCACCTGGCTGCCAGAGATGCCGACTTTAGAAACAACCTGCGTGCTCTAACCGGGTGCCCCCAAACCCCTCCAGGCTAGGGACTAGAGCCTCCCATCATGCCTCCCAGAGACCTTCCTGAACTGGGAGGCCCCACCCCGGGGGGTTCTCACCCCATCTCGGGGGTTCTCACCTCAAGGACCCTGCAATCTGTGGTGCTGACAGTAAGAGTGCCCTCCGCCCCGAAAGTGCGGTCCAGCCCCCCAGAGCCACGCCCACGGGGCCCCACTAGCACTCTCCCACCTCTGGGAAGGCTCTGCCCCCAGAGGATCTCAATTAATGACCAGCTCCCTCCAAAATGACTCGGTCCTTCAACCTGGTAGAACAGAGACCCCACTGGGGTCGGAGCCACACCTCCCTCCTTGGTCCTGGGGCAGCCCAGCCTCCAGAGGCCCCCACCTGGGTCATTCCTGCCTTTGTCTGTGACCTTAGCACTCCTCTCCTTCCAACGtggccccacctccctgccaaCTTGCCACGCAGGGCAGCGCAGACCccacattacacacacacagacacacccgtGGCTCCATCTAAAGGCACGACCCCTAAAGCGGGGCCCCCAGATCTTCACCTGGAGCAGACTGCCCCATGCACCCCAGGAGAGCCCGCTTTCACGGAGCCCCTCAGCCACCTGCACCCGGACCCCTACTCCTACAGAGACCCTGGGGCCCCCTCCTTGCTAACCCTGCCCAGTTATCCAGAGAACCTGGGGCAGAGTCCCTCCTGGCTCCCGCAGGGTCAAAGTCCCTAAGGGGCAAGGCAGGGGCCTGGGCCCCGCCCCTAGCCTacctggcccctcctccaggaTTCCGGCCCAACCCGGAGCTGAGAGAGGCCCTGACAACCAGTTTCTTGCGGAGGCTGCTCTGGGGGAGCCGAGGGGCTGAGGCACCGCGGGCCACACGTCTGGAGAAGTTCCAGCGCGTTCTCAGTGTCCTGTCGCAGCGCCTGGAGCCTGAGCATTGAAAGCACAGACCCCCTTCTTCACGCTAGGATACCCAGGCTTCTGGGGATCCCCAACAGGGACCAACGAAGCCACCCCAGATTCCTCACAAGGCCAGATGCAGCGGGGACATACATCCTGCCTCACAGAAGGGAGGGGACCTGGTTTGCAAGAACCTACCATGCCCTAAAAATGCACATGGATCCTCAGGGACAGACGTCTCCTCCCCAACGCTGGAAGACCCCTGACGTCTAGAGATTCTGGacgccctctcccagcccctatGCCTgcaatcccccccccccaccaaatggTGAACATGTGGCTTTTAATATTAAAGAGAACTTGAAGATCTATAAGAGACTGGagttcaaatacattttaaaagctgtgtGACTTCCAGCAGattgcttgacctctctgtgcctgcctTCAACATAAAAAGTGAGACTGTACTTTCCAGGGGTTGTCATGGGGATGAAAGCTCCATGCTTGAATGAGATCATGGGTGGagcatgcctggcacacagtaggtattcaaaAGGTGCTTCCTGTTCCCGGTAAGCTGTGATGAACACCAAAGGGATGTCATCGGGCACCCGCCTCCCTTTTGGCATCAGAGAAGAGGTAAGGTTGGTACAAGGTGTACCCAAGttcacctccccttcctcccctgtgtGACCCAGAAGGAGGGTGGTGTTTGATCATCCAGTCCCAATATCCGGATCTCCCATTAAGGCTCAGACAGCAGGAgctttccataatttttttatataaaacaaaatggcCCCAGccaagaggcaggaagaaaagatttgaaaCATGAGTATGTACATCGATGGTGGAAGGCACAGCGGGGTCCATCCGGGgtgaggagtggggtggggggggcagcaGGTTACACAGGTCTCAGCCGAAGCCACGGGGGCAGAAATAAAGTGCGTAGGTCCTGGGGCCCCCCACGGCCCAGAAGCAGCAGCCAACAGCCCTCCTCTTCCCGCCTCTGGCAGGGTTCAGTTGAGCGTGACACGGAGGTAGGAGGTGGGCACGTAACCTTCATCTCCCTGTTTCCGCCTGACCCGGGTCCAGCCATCGCCTTTGTCCTCTTCCATGAGACTAAGGTCTTCGCCCTCCGCCATGGAGATGGTACCCTCGCTGGACCCTGTGACATGGGGTGGTGGTGGGCTCAGGTCTGCTTTAGGCGAATCTAGCCATAAAGACGGCCCCCCAAGCCACTGATGTGCCACGTGGGCTGTCCTTACCTTCAAAGTGGTAGATGGCCACACAGTGACCTATGGGGGATGCAGGTTCCTCCTCAAAATCCTCATCGAACTCTGTGTAGATGGGAGCATCCTGACCCTCCTCTGAGGGGGGTTCTTCAGAGCTGGTTGGAGAGGGCAAAACAGATGAGGACAGCCCTCCTCCGCCCCGGCCCCTGGGCAGACTCAGACTCGCCTCCCTGCTCACCTCTCCTTGTTACGCTGTGATccgctgttgctgctgctgctgctgctgtctggGGGGGCGCTGGCTGGGGGGTCTGGAGGCCGAGCATGCCGGCCCAGAGTGTCCCCCCGGTTGCTTAGGACCCGGCTCTCAGCTTCCGCCAGCCAAGTCTGAGAGGAGGGGACCACACGGTCAGTTCCAGGGCAGGGCTCCAGGGTCAGCCCGCTCTGGGCCCGGGAGGTTTCCTGAGATCACCCATGCACACCCAAGGCTGTGATGAGAAACAGCTGGAGTCCCCCCACAACACCTCCCTGTcccccctacccccccccccggggAAGTGACTCAGCCAGGCCCgctggcccccacccctccccagggtctTCCCTGACCTCATACTTCTGCACTTCCAACTTCAGTCGTTCAATGTTGTTCAGGGTTTCTGTGATCCGGGGTTCCAAGCTGGCTGGGTCCCCCATCTGGGGTGTCTTCTCATATAcatccttcattttcttcagggCTTCCCTAGGACAAAGCAGACAGAGGAGAAAGAATCCCATGTGATTTAACAAGCCAAAACACATGGGCTTGGCTCCCAGGAGCTCAGCCAGGGCTTTCTAGCCTGGCTTCCAATCCCACTGTGGGCCATTTCTGAGTTGTGTGAGTTTGAGTTAAGTTACTGAAACTTTGTCTCAGGATGCTTgccttaaaaaatgagaatatatctgtatatctCGTGGGAGCTGTTGTAAAGATTAGAACAGTGCCTTTAGTTATTCAGATGTATCTTGAGTGACTACTGTGTGCCAAGAACCCATTCTAGGCATTAGAGACACCGTACTAACAGGTCAATCGTGATCCTACCTCTGCTCAAAAGTTCTTAGGAAAACAGGAATCCTAATGATGCAAGAAAGATGTttggaatagtgcctggcacacaataacCTTCTGTAGATGCTAGGCGTTATTGCCACTCGTCCCTAGGCCGGATCTTCTCCGTGTCTACATAGACAGATAGGAACAGCTACAAGCACAGACCTTTGGAGTACGTCAAACCTGGGTTCAGTTTCTTTCCAGTCCTAACACCTCATGCAtagtacagatgagaaaacggaggtCTGGAAACAGCTAGAATTCAAAGCCAGTCTGTCTCAACTCTAGAGCACTCATCCATAACTCACACCCCATGAAAACTCAGGAACTCTAGAGTTCTGAATAGAACTTTACATCCATAAAAGCTGTTTTGTACAAGAGGTTCTGTGAAAATGGCAAGATATAATTTGGCTGCCTGTCTGCAAGTGGCAACCGTCATTCTTATTATGTAAGAGGACTGGGAAGAGAATCTTGTTGCTTGGAAAGAGT
The genomic region above belongs to Camelus ferus isolate YT-003-E chromosome 22, BCGSAC_Cfer_1.0, whole genome shotgun sequence and contains:
- the SH2D3A gene encoding SH2 domain-containing protein 3A isoform X1, encoding MQVPQDGEDVAAQPWYHGPLSRQKAEALLQQDGDFLVRASGSRGGHPVISCRWRGSVLHFEVLRVALRPRPGRPRALFQLEDERFPSLPALVHSYVTGQRPLSQLTGAVASRPVTWQGPIRRSFSEDTLPDSPARTELLRARKWSDSQPAGLEQVGRTEDHPGPGASTVPASALPRTGSDPVLLKTPVSMGSIPDSLRASDGQLHAKGPTKPPRTPSLMLPDASGRPPTYCELVPRVPKVQGTAPGHSCPEPEVPWWEAEEDEEEEENGCFARPQAEVSLSPLDKPSCLLGPQNRPLEPEVLRTLRGLFLEHHSESTALHLLLVDCQATGLLGVTRAQRRAMGVASGLELLTLPHGHRLRLELLERHEALMLAGALAVLGCAGPLEERAAALKGLVELALALRPGAAGDLPGLAAVMGALLLPQVSRLERTWRQLRRSHTEAALAFEQELKPLLRALDEGAGPCDPGEVTLPHVAPAVRVLEGEELPGPLDESCERLLRTLHGARQMAQDAPRFRETAARRLRGFRPNPELREALTTSFLRRLLWGSRGAEAPRATRLEKFQRVLSVLSQRLEPEH
- the SH2D3A gene encoding SH2 domain-containing protein 3A isoform X2, with the protein product MQVPQDGEDVAAQPWYHGPLSRQKAEALLQQDGDFLVRASGSRGGHPVISCRWRGSVLHFEVLRVALRPRPGRPRALFQLEDERFPSLPALVHSYVTGQRPLSQLTGAVASRPVTWQGPIRRSFSEDTLPDSPARTELLRARKWSDSQPAGLEQVGRTEDHPGPGASTVPASALPRTGSDPVLLKTPVSMGSIPDSLRASDGQLHAKGPTKPPRTPSLMLPDASGRPPTYCELVPRVPKVQGTAPGHSCPEPEVPWWEAEEDEEEEENGCFARPQAEVSLSPLDKPSCLLGPQNRPLEPEVLRTLRGLFLEHHSESTALHLLLVDCQATGLLGVTRAQRRAMGVASGLELLTLPHGHRLRLELLERHEALMLAGALAVLGCAGPLEERAAALKGLVELALALRPGAAGDLPGLAAVMGALLLPQVSRLERTWRQLRRSHTEAALAFEQELKPLLRALDEGAGSTLALRSARCFGPRPRPLSKAPPSSP